A genomic segment from Candidatus Pacearchaeota archaeon encodes:
- a CDS encoding 30S ribosomal protein S13, whose product MDKIIKQNKEEKEENLIRILSVDIPSNMRVYPALTKIKGVSWSFSNAVCNILDIDKNKRISELTKEEIDKISNFIQNPDLPSHLFNRRNERESKEDIHLIGSDLDLRKEFDIKRLKKIRSYRGLRHATGQPVRGQRTKSHFRKNKVVGVQRKKQQPTKSKK is encoded by the coding sequence TGGATAAGATAATAAAACAAAATAAAGAAGAAAAAGAAGAAAACTTAATTAGAATTCTATCTGTTGATATACCATCTAATATGAGAGTTTATCCTGCTTTAACAAAGATAAAGGGAGTTTCATGGAGTTTTTCTAATGCTGTATGTAATATTTTAGATATAGATAAAAATAAAAGAATTTCTGAATTAACAAAAGAAGAGATAGATAAAATATCAAATTTTATTCAAAATCCAGATTTGCCTTCTCATTTATTTAACAGAAGAAATGAGAGAGAAAGTAAAGAAGATATTCATTTAATTGGTTCTGATTTAGATTTAAGAAAAGAATTTGATATAAAAAGATTAAAGAAGATAAGATCTTACAGAGGATTAAGACATGCTACAGGTCAACCTGTAAGAGGACAGAGAACAAAATCTCATTTTAGAAAGAATAAGGTAGTTGGAGTTCAAAGAAAAAAACAACAACCAACTAAATCAAAAAAATAA
- a CDS encoding DNA-directed RNA polymerase subunit D produces the protein MKVLENKKEKISFLLEIEDSLANAIRRSSLEIPILAIDEVEFYNNDSVLYDEVLALRLGLIPLKTPKDMELKGECKCKGKGCSLCEIELKLNAKGPCIVYSSDLKGKAEVVYDKIPIVELAKDQQLNFLAIARFGKGIQHTKFSPGLVYYSYTPIIEKVSKDKIEKEKIIEVDKETFEKIKNKDKIAFDFLDEYVKFNEEIVYVKPNEKEILFTIESFGQIEAKEIMIKSIQILKDNLKEIK, from the coding sequence ATGAAAGTATTAGAAAATAAAAAAGAAAAAATATCTTTTTTATTAGAAATAGAAGATAGTTTAGCAAATGCTATAAGAAGATCTTCTTTAGAAATTCCTATATTAGCAATAGATGAGGTTGAATTTTATAATAATGATTCTGTTTTATATGATGAAGTATTAGCACTAAGGTTGGGTTTAATACCATTAAAGACTCCTAAAGATATGGAATTAAAAGGAGAATGTAAATGTAAAGGTAAAGGATGTAGTTTATGTGAAATAGAATTAAAATTAAACGCTAAAGGTCCATGTATTGTTTATTCTTCTGATTTAAAAGGAAAGGCAGAAGTAGTATATGATAAAATTCCTATTGTAGAATTAGCAAAAGATCAACAATTAAATTTTTTAGCAATAGCAAGATTTGGAAAGGGAATACAGCATACAAAATTTTCTCCTGGTTTAGTTTATTATTCTTATACACCAATAATAGAGAAAGTTAGTAAAGATAAAATTGAAAAAGAAAAAATAATTGAAGTTGATAAAGAAACTTTTGAGAAAATAAAAAATAAAGATAAAATAGCATTTGATTTTTTAGATGAATATGTAAAATTTAATGAAGAAATAGTTTACGTTAAACCAAATGAAAAAGAAATTTTATTTACTATAGAATCATTCGGCCAAATAGAAGCAAAAGAAATTATGATTAAATCTATTCAAATATTAAAAGATAATTTAAAAGAAATTAAGTAA
- a CDS encoding 30S ribosomal protein S4, translating into MIRKKKKYSRPKKPFDKLRIEEENKIKEKYGLKNKREIWKAEYKINKIREKAKKILTASYEEQKKFIEKLNKIGLNVKSISDVLALNKEDWLKRRLQTILSKKYNITPKLARQLIVHKHVKVGGVRVNSPSYIVKKGEEEKIEITLKKKISEENNKKLNENIFIEEK; encoded by the coding sequence ATGATAAGAAAAAAGAAAAAATATTCAAGACCAAAAAAACCTTTTGATAAATTAAGAATTGAAGAAGAAAATAAAATAAAAGAAAAATATGGATTAAAAAACAAAAGAGAAATATGGAAAGCAGAATATAAAATTAATAAAATAAGAGAAAAAGCAAAAAAAATATTAACAGCATCATACGAAGAACAAAAAAAATTTATAGAAAAATTAAATAAGATAGGTTTAAATGTAAAGAGTATTTCTGATGTTTTAGCATTAAATAAAGAAGATTGGTTAAAAAGAAGGTTACAAACAATTTTAAGTAAAAAATATAATATTACTCCTAAATTAGCAAGACAGCTTATAGTTCATAAACATGTTAAAGTAGGAGGTGTTAGAGTAAATTCTCCTAGTTACATAGTGAAAAAAGGAGAAGAAGAAAAAATTGAAATTACTTTAAAAAAGAAAATTTCAGAAGAAAATAATAAAAAACTAAATGAAAATATTTTTATAGAAGAAAAATGA
- the rpsK gene encoding 30S ribosomal protein S11: MKEKEEIIGVVYIYTSFNNTIINLTDLTGKTIARISGGQVTKQDRLKANPTIAMFVAKRVAEIAKDLGINSLFIKIKAQTGMTSPGPGAYSAVKTFGKEGFKILNVIDITKVPRGGPKKKGGRRGRRV, from the coding sequence ATGAAAGAAAAAGAAGAAATAATTGGTGTGGTATATATTTATACATCTTTTAATAATACAATAATTAACTTAACTGACTTAACAGGTAAAACTATAGCTAGAATATCTGGAGGGCAAGTCACAAAGCAGGATAGATTAAAAGCAAATCCTACTATAGCAATGTTTGTAGCAAAAAGGGTAGCAGAAATAGCTAAAGATTTAGGAATAAATTCTCTTTTTATTAAAATAAAAGCACAAACAGGAATGACAAGTCCAGGTCCAGGAGCATATTCTGCTGTCAAAACTTTCGGAAAAGAAGGATTTAAAATATTAAATGTAATTGATATTACTAAAGTACCAAGAGGTGGTCCTAAGAAAAAAGGTGGAAGAAGGGGAAGAAGAGTTTAA